A stretch of Bradyrhizobium sp. AZCC 2262 DNA encodes these proteins:
- the ldtR gene encoding transcriptional regulator LdtR, whose protein sequence is MIKAVATAVETAERSAGQAPVQPLYLEALTLVERLHRRLLDVIKDEFDRRGRADINSVQALLLYNIGDKELTAGELRTRGYYLGSNVSYNLKKLVELGFLDHQRSRVDRRSVRIRLTAQGQEIRKIVDALYQKHVKTVEQVGGISNEEFATLNKSLHRLERFWTDQILYRL, encoded by the coding sequence ATGATCAAAGCCGTTGCAACGGCGGTGGAAACCGCTGAACGCTCTGCCGGTCAAGCTCCGGTGCAGCCGCTCTATCTGGAAGCGTTGACATTGGTGGAGCGTCTGCATCGCCGGCTGCTCGACGTCATCAAGGACGAATTCGATCGCCGCGGCCGCGCCGACATCAATTCGGTGCAGGCATTGCTGCTCTATAACATCGGCGACAAGGAGCTGACCGCGGGCGAACTGCGCACGCGCGGTTACTACCTCGGCTCCAACGTCTCCTATAACCTGAAGAAGCTCGTCGAACTCGGCTTCCTCGATCATCAGCGCTCCCGCGTCGATCGCCGCTCGGTCCGCATCCGCTTGACGGCGCAGGGCCAGGAAATCCGCAAGATCGTCGACGCGCTCTACCAGAAGCACGTCAAGACGGTGGAGCAGGTCGGCGGCATCTCCAACGAGGAGTTCGCGACGCTGAACAAGTCGCTGCACCGCCTCGAGCGGTTCTGGACCGACCAGATCCTGTACCGGCTCTGA
- a CDS encoding carbohydrate ABC transporter permease, with product MNRSEFLPWLPPIGRKTLFALALAFICFAFAFPVLWLILTSLRPESGVYYVHRGTEFTLASFAEVLSDERIVAAFLNSALISTLATVFSLLVTVSSGYMLSRFTGPASRLWFGTIYVFRCVPYISWVLPLYFVTQSWGIYDTYTGLLLPHIAVHICFFSWLMKGFFDGIDPSMEYAAMIDGCTRWGAFIRVAVPSALPAISALAVLCWLFTWNEFLFALILTGNRVPMITVVMAQFVTEMGLRWNLMAATAVMALVPAFLIALFGQKYVIRGLRI from the coding sequence GTGAACCGTTCCGAATTCCTGCCGTGGCTGCCGCCGATCGGCCGCAAGACGCTGTTCGCGCTGGCACTTGCTTTCATCTGCTTTGCGTTCGCCTTTCCGGTGCTGTGGCTGATCCTGACCTCGCTGCGGCCGGAGTCCGGCGTCTATTACGTCCATCGCGGCACTGAATTCACGCTCGCCAGTTTCGCCGAGGTGCTGAGCGACGAGCGGATCGTCGCAGCCTTCCTCAACAGCGCGCTGATCTCGACGCTGGCGACCGTGTTCTCGCTGCTGGTGACGGTCTCGAGCGGCTACATGCTGTCGCGCTTCACCGGGCCGGCCTCGCGGCTCTGGTTCGGGACCATCTACGTATTTCGCTGCGTGCCCTATATTTCCTGGGTGCTGCCGCTGTATTTCGTGACGCAAAGCTGGGGCATCTACGACACCTATACCGGACTGCTGCTGCCGCATATCGCGGTGCATATCTGCTTCTTCTCATGGCTGATGAAGGGCTTTTTCGACGGCATCGACCCGTCGATGGAATACGCCGCGATGATCGACGGCTGCACGCGATGGGGAGCCTTCATCCGCGTCGCGGTGCCATCGGCGCTGCCGGCGATCTCCGCGCTCGCCGTGCTGTGCTGGCTGTTCACCTGGAACGAATTCCTGTTCGCGCTGATCCTGACCGGCAACCGCGTGCCGATGATTACGGTCGTGATGGCGCAGTTCGTCACGGAGATGGGGCTGCGTTGGAATCTGATGGCGGCGACCGCAGTCATGGCGCTGGTGCCGGCGTTCCTGATCGCGCTGTTCGGCCAGAAATACGTCATCAGGGGTTTAAGGATTTAG
- a CDS encoding ABC transporter ATP-binding protein, whose product MAAITLSKLNKHYGSLFHAVKDVDLEIADKEFVALVGPSGCGKSTTLRMIAGLEDITSGDIRIGNKVVNHLPPRDRDVAMVFQNYALYQHMSVYDNLAFGLRNKKTAEAEIKAAIDRAAGMLGLHDLLQRKPKQLSGGQQQRVALGRCIVRNPQVFLFDEPLSNLDAKLRAQMRIEIKRLHAEIPTTSVFVTHDQVEAMTLGDRVVIMRDGRVQQIGSPLQVYGKPANKFVAGFIGAPAMNFIDVTVRSEAGTMSVESEGLRLTVGPAAAPALAAHHGRRVILGMRPEHLVLGDGAPGLGFDARVEVVEQLGSEILLETRVGGASVTAARVPAETVIARGDQVRLSAQAGRLHFFDPETELPISG is encoded by the coding sequence ATGGCAGCGATCACACTCAGCAAGCTCAACAAGCACTATGGCTCGCTGTTCCACGCCGTGAAGGACGTCGATCTCGAGATTGCCGACAAGGAGTTCGTGGCGCTGGTCGGCCCGTCCGGCTGCGGCAAGTCGACCACGTTGCGCATGATCGCGGGGCTGGAGGACATCACCAGCGGCGATATCCGCATCGGCAATAAGGTTGTCAACCATCTGCCGCCACGCGACCGCGATGTCGCCATGGTGTTCCAGAACTACGCGCTCTACCAGCATATGAGCGTCTACGACAATCTGGCCTTCGGCCTGCGTAACAAGAAGACGGCGGAAGCGGAGATCAAGGCGGCGATCGACCGCGCCGCCGGCATGCTCGGGCTGCATGATTTGCTCCAGCGCAAGCCAAAGCAGCTCTCGGGCGGCCAGCAGCAGCGCGTCGCGCTCGGCCGCTGCATCGTACGCAATCCGCAGGTGTTCCTGTTCGACGAGCCGCTGTCGAACCTGGATGCCAAGCTGCGCGCCCAGATGCGCATCGAGATCAAGCGTCTGCATGCGGAGATTCCGACCACGTCGGTGTTCGTGACCCACGACCAGGTCGAGGCCATGACGCTCGGCGATCGCGTCGTGATCATGCGCGACGGCAGGGTGCAGCAGATCGGCTCGCCGCTGCAGGTGTACGGCAAGCCCGCCAACAAGTTCGTCGCGGGTTTCATCGGCGCGCCCGCGATGAATTTTATCGATGTCACCGTACGCAGCGAAGCGGGCACCATGTCAGTCGAGAGCGAAGGTCTTCGGTTGACGGTCGGGCCAGCGGCCGCGCCTGCGCTCGCGGCCCATCACGGCCGGCGGGTGATCCTGGGCATGCGGCCGGAGCACCTCGTGCTCGGCGATGGTGCGCCGGGCCTTGGTTTTGATGCCCGCGTCGAGGTCGTCGAGCAGCTCGGCTCCGAGATACTGCTGGAGACGAGGGTGGGGGGCGCCAGCGTCACCGCCGCCCGTGTGCCCGCCGAAACCGTCATCGCGCGCGGCGATCAGGTCCGCCTGTCGGCGCAGGCTGGCCGTCTGCATTTCTTCGATCCCGAGACCGAGTTGCCGATTTCGGGGTGA
- a CDS encoding glutathione S-transferase family protein, producing MLTLHHLNDSRSQRVLWLLEELGLPYEIKHYQRNAETRLAPPELAKIHPLGKSPVITDGDTTIAESGAIVDYIIRRYGQGKDKPAMMPALGSADYEAYNEWMHYSEGSAMLPLLLNLYVGRLKEAGAPLHPRIDSELANHLGYVDGALKGREFFIGPSLTGADIQMSFVGEMAKVFGKLEPYPNLAAWLGRMHARPAFQRSIEKGGAYRFA from the coding sequence ATGCTCACCCTTCATCACCTCAACGACTCCCGCTCGCAGCGAGTTTTGTGGCTGCTGGAGGAACTGGGGCTTCCCTATGAGATCAAGCACTATCAGCGCAACGCCGAGACCCGGCTGGCGCCGCCGGAGCTTGCAAAGATTCATCCGCTCGGCAAATCGCCTGTCATCACCGACGGCGACACGACGATCGCCGAATCCGGCGCCATCGTCGACTACATCATCCGCCGCTACGGCCAGGGAAAAGACAAGCCCGCGATGATGCCGGCGCTGGGAAGCGCCGATTACGAAGCCTATAACGAGTGGATGCATTACTCCGAGGGCTCGGCGATGCTGCCGCTATTGCTCAACCTCTATGTCGGACGGCTGAAGGAAGCGGGCGCGCCGCTGCATCCGCGGATCGACAGCGAGTTGGCCAACCATCTCGGCTATGTCGACGGCGCGCTGAAGGGGCGGGAGTTCTTTATCGGCCCGTCGCTGACCGGCGCCGACATCCAGATGAGCTTTGTCGGCGAGATGGCAAAAGTGTTCGGGAAGCTGGAGCCGTACCCAAACCTGGCGGCCTGGCTGGGACGGATGCACGCCCGGCCGGCGTTCCAGCGGTCGATCGAGAAGGGCGGGGCGTACCGGTTTGCGTGA
- a CDS encoding carbohydrate ABC transporter permease, whose protein sequence is MSASRRPMFGEQQRFVLLLITPAALLMLLFQVVPIVIGANASFRDWALYNPKKTWIGFDHYVAVISDPAFLYVVLPNTFLFMVLSVAGALVAGLMLALLLNRPFRGQKLVQTILLVPLMVAPVIAAIMIRWIFNDQFGIVNVVLEAIGLEGQPWLVQRWSAFGIILLTDIWLWTPWFTLLLLAGLQSLPKEPFEAAAIDGTTTWRVFRFLTLPMLRPVIVVCVVIRAIDAFRTFDIVWTLTGGGPGRSTELFSLYAYVHAFLNLDLGRGSAAAIIGGLIILVIGVVLYRLVDRIAKA, encoded by the coding sequence TTGTCGGCATCGCGGCGTCCCATGTTCGGCGAGCAACAGCGCTTTGTGCTGCTTCTGATCACGCCGGCTGCGCTGTTGATGCTGCTGTTTCAGGTCGTGCCGATCGTGATCGGCGCCAACGCCAGCTTTCGCGACTGGGCGCTCTACAATCCCAAAAAGACCTGGATCGGCTTCGATCACTATGTGGCCGTGATATCCGATCCGGCGTTCCTCTATGTGGTGCTGCCGAACACTTTTCTGTTCATGGTGCTCAGCGTCGCCGGCGCGCTGGTGGCGGGGCTTATGCTGGCGCTGTTGCTCAACCGCCCGTTTCGCGGACAAAAGCTGGTGCAGACGATCCTGCTGGTGCCGCTGATGGTGGCGCCTGTCATCGCCGCGATCATGATCCGCTGGATCTTCAACGACCAGTTCGGCATCGTGAATGTGGTGCTGGAGGCCATTGGCCTCGAGGGGCAGCCCTGGCTGGTGCAGCGCTGGAGCGCGTTCGGCATCATCCTGCTGACCGACATCTGGCTGTGGACGCCGTGGTTCACGTTGCTGCTGCTGGCAGGCCTGCAGAGCCTGCCGAAGGAGCCGTTCGAGGCCGCCGCCATCGACGGCACCACCACCTGGCGCGTGTTTCGTTTCCTGACGCTGCCGATGCTGCGTCCGGTGATCGTGGTCTGCGTGGTGATCCGCGCCATCGACGCCTTCCGCACCTTCGACATCGTGTGGACGCTGACCGGCGGCGGGCCCGGGCGCTCGACCGAACTGTTCAGCCTCTATGCCTATGTTCACGCCTTCCTTAACCTCGATCTCGGCCGCGGGTCGGCGGCGGCCATCATCGGCGGGTTGATCATCCTCGTGATCGGCGTGGTGCTCTATCGCCTCGTCGACCGCATCGCAAAGGCCTGA
- a CDS encoding ABC transporter substrate-binding protein: MQGLARWFVAATAALVAATGGAAAQVKELRIGYQPSPIQDASIAMFEAWGAKNGVKIVKVPNSYGVYVEKMTASLTSNSDQYDVIWHNDDWGQTWAHLLEPTDDVAANKFADKWSMAPVVFANAQGQNTVVPMGQTFSVFFYRSDLVKPEEVPKTLAELVTTSKKLQADGKVKFGYVGGMSMNNSWFSWFWSMWGNNCDVLMPPYERDNAKLAAAGWKSSMTDPCMQQTVEYWWDAINTHKIVPRGMPAYDRNEANAIFMSGDAAFTVADSLWWGTFNDPAKSKISGKVAATRFPLGPNRARPFAWDDIWGWAIPKSIAPERKKLAKEMLEAMMLDKEGQKKLFKATGAPPPNTEFWAELAAEDSFMKLLKESVLDSPDKVRGAYYFPQWPAVHKAFNDTVTRAVTGKREDIAKVLAEGAPLVSKAAQ; this comes from the coding sequence ATGCAGGGACTGGCGAGATGGTTCGTTGCGGCGACCGCGGCCCTAGTGGCTGCGACCGGCGGTGCCGCCGCACAGGTGAAGGAGCTGCGGATCGGCTACCAGCCGAGCCCGATCCAGGACGCCTCGATTGCGATGTTCGAGGCCTGGGGCGCCAAGAACGGCGTCAAGATCGTCAAGGTGCCGAATTCCTACGGCGTCTATGTCGAGAAAATGACGGCGTCGCTGACCTCGAACTCGGATCAGTACGACGTCATCTGGCACAATGACGACTGGGGGCAGACCTGGGCGCATCTGCTGGAGCCGACGGATGACGTCGCGGCCAACAAATTTGCCGACAAGTGGAGCATGGCGCCGGTGGTGTTCGCCAACGCGCAAGGCCAGAACACGGTCGTGCCGATGGGACAGACATTTAGCGTGTTCTTTTACCGCTCCGACCTCGTGAAGCCGGAGGAAGTGCCGAAGACGCTGGCAGAGCTCGTAACCACGAGCAAGAAGCTGCAGGCGGACGGCAAGGTCAAGTTCGGCTATGTCGGCGGCATGTCGATGAACAACAGCTGGTTCAGCTGGTTCTGGTCGATGTGGGGCAACAATTGCGACGTGCTGATGCCGCCCTATGAGCGCGACAATGCGAAGCTCGCCGCGGCCGGCTGGAAATCCAGCATGACCGATCCGTGCATGCAGCAGACCGTCGAATATTGGTGGGATGCGATCAACACCCACAAGATCGTGCCGCGTGGCATGCCGGCCTACGACCGCAACGAAGCCAACGCCATCTTCATGTCGGGCGATGCGGCCTTCACCGTCGCCGACTCGCTGTGGTGGGGCACGTTCAACGATCCGGCCAAGTCGAAAATATCAGGCAAGGTCGCCGCCACGCGCTTCCCGCTCGGTCCCAATCGCGCCAGGCCGTTCGCCTGGGACGATATCTGGGGCTGGGCAATCCCGAAGTCGATCGCGCCGGAGCGCAAGAAGCTCGCCAAGGAGATGCTGGAGGCCATGATGCTCGACAAGGAAGGCCAGAAGAAGCTGTTCAAGGCGACCGGCGCGCCGCCGCCCAACACCGAGTTCTGGGCGGAACTCGCGGCGGAAGATTCGTTCATGAAGCTGTTGAAGGAATCGGTGCTGGATTCGCCGGACAAGGTACGTGGCGCCTATTACTTCCCGCAATGGCCCGCCGTGCACAAGGCGTTCAACGACACGGTCACCAGGGCCGTCACCGGCAAGCGCGAGGACATCGCGAAGGTGCTGGCCGAGGGTGCGCCGCTGGTCAGCAAGGCCGCGCAATAG